Genomic segment of Xenopus laevis strain J_2021 chromosome 4S, Xenopus_laevis_v10.1, whole genome shotgun sequence:
tatatatatatatatatatatatataaatatataaatatatatatatatatatatatatatatatatataaataaatatatatatatatataaatatatatataaatatatataaatatatataaatatatatatatatatatatatatatatatatatatatatatatatatatatatatatatatatatataaataaaattatgcagtgacatctagtggttaAAGTGTAATATAACATCATAATATCCTGCTTTAaactgtcactttttttttttttttttttcttagggaAAACTTGAGGATGGGACAGAATTTGACAGCAGCATTCCCAGGAATCAACCATTTACCTTCACTCTGGGTACTGGACAAGTCATAAAGGGCTGGGACCAAGGGCTACTTGGGTAAGGTCGTTTTGGCCCCttacataaatcaatataattctGTATGATGCATTTACACTGACGCCATTGTTATACTGGGAATAGTGCACCCCCTACTGTGTATAACAGGTAgcggatctattatctggaatgcacaGGAATTAAGTCTTTCTGGATTTGGCATCCACTGTTCAatccaaaggtggccatagacgtagagatccactcgttgatgtcgccaaaccagcggatctctccccgatatacccacattggcgtgggccctagggcccaacaatcggatcataatggatccggtACGGGCAGTcgcataattaaaaatgaattgtgACCGGTAGAAAATCAGGATAAATAAATTAGACAATCTGCTGATAATTCATGATATAatagaagaaaaatgaaataagcaGAGGTTGAGTTGTCCCGTAATCTATTGCCGAAAATGGTTAATAGCCGTAGATTACGGGACAACTCcatcttttatttcattttccttttattatatcaTCAATTACCAACAGATTGTCTAATtcgaattagggatgcaccgaatccaggattcggttcgggatttggccttttaagcaggattcagattctgccgaatcctgcccagctgaaccgaatcctaatttgcatatgcaaattaggggcagggagggaaatcgcacgactttttgtcacaaaacaaggaagtaaaaaatgtttcccccttcccacccttaattagcatatgtaaattagggttcggtattcggccggatctttcgcgaaggattcgggggttcggcctaatccaaaatagtggatttggtgcatccctaattctaatgAATAGACTATCAACCAATCTAGGTGAGGTCATTAGTGTTTTGCTGTAAAGGGATTAACTCGTGAGGTAATTGAATGGATAATAGATTTAAATACAATCGTTTACAGGTGACCCGTTAGAAGCTAAAACTTGATATATGCGGGTACTTTTCTTTCTGTCTTCTAAAACTTTGATTGGTTGAATGGTTTTTAATAGGCCCTTATTACATATACATTATTATGATTTTGGATGTCAAGTTCTCCTCcttttgagatcattttagccgTTTGTTCACACACGTTGCATTTTGTTGGCTTTCTGTGGAAGTGCAACTTTGTGTACCAGGCACAGTGTTGGGGTAGGACCACACGGACGTTTTCAgcacgatccgacgcactgcTACAAATCGCATGTGACGAAAGTCACATCATTGATCCAACAaaacacgactgtctgatgcagatgcTGCGTCTGCACCCAACAGGTGTGTTGCATGGGATCAATGCTGCAACCTCATCCgatatttctatctcttaccttatttttgtcgcatgtgttttgtcggatcgcgccgaaaacatccatgtagtcctacccttagtcttGTCTCTGGTTATTTGTCAGCTTGTGGTTTCGTCCCCTCCACCAACCAAATTTAATCTCCTTCCTTTTTAGTTTGTCTTTGTGGTTCCATCAGGCCAGTAACCACAACAAGGTCTCAGCAACTTATTCTGCTTAAAgtgacactgtcatgggaaaaaacattttttcaaaatgaatcagttaatagtgctgctccagcagaattctgcactgaaatccatttctcaaaagagcaaacagatttttttatattcaattttgaaatctgacatggggctagacatattgtcaatttcccagctgcccccggtcatgtgacttgtgctctaataaacttcagtcactctttactgctgtactgcaagttggagtgatatcaccccctctcttttcccccccagcaaccaaacaacagaacaatgggaaggtaaccagataacagctccctaacacaagataacagctgcctggtagatctaagaacagcactcaatagtaaaatccaggtcccactgagacacattcagttacattgagaaggaaaaacagcagcctgccaaaaagcatttctctcctaaagtgcaggcacaagtcacatgactgggggcagctgggaaattgacaatatgtctagccccatgtcagatttcaaaattgaattataaaaaaatctgtttgctcttttgagaaatggatttcagtgcagaattctgctggagcagcactattaactgatgtgtttgggaaaaaaaaacatgttttcccatgacaggatccctttaatgttcttcAATGTCCAGTTTTTGTGCAATCCTTTGTTTTCTAGTTGAATTCGTGCAAATAACCGTTTCTCCTTTATTCCTCAGAATGTGCGAGGGGGAGAAGAGAAAGCTGGTGATACCTTCAGAGTTGGGTGAGGATCATTTCAGTGAGGAGTAGAAGAATAGGGGGTGAATAGGAAAGTAACGGTTATTTCTTTGCCTTTCAGGTTATGGAGATAGGGGAGCACCCCCAAAAATTCCAGGTATAGGATACACTTCTGTAATTCCTACTCTTTCTATTGCTCTGTGACCTCTCACTAAATTCTTCCTTTGTGCCTATAGGAGGAGCCACCCTGATCTTTGAAGTGGAGTTAATGAAGATAGAGCGTCGAtctgatttataaatataaatatattctgccAGAATTTGTGCCGACAGGGGAGACCGTGTGTATCGCTTTGTACCCAATAAACACTAAATctacagctttattaataataagcTTTACGGTCACATTCACTAAGACTCTCATGGTTCAAAATCAATGGTTTCCTACAGAAGATACCGGTGCAAAGATTTCAGGCACAGTAGGATGGGGGAAGAGTTTAAAGGGACACACACGCATGTCTGAGATACTATTTGACCTAAACACAAGCcccctaatgtaataaaaggctctaagtttgcccaggggcagtaacccataacaaccaataagatagttgcttttaaacaggtgaccagtaaatgctgcctgctgattggttgctatgcgttactgcccatgggcaaacgtagtgccttttattacattacccccaaggTTGTTTGATGATGTAATTTTGCTTCATATTGTTCAAGAACACCAATTCTTTCTACTATTGTGGCCTTCTTTAATTTACTTTTCACCATTATTTGTGCAGCCATGCAGTATCTTACACGCATGTATCTCACACACACGCCCGTATCTCTCGCACTCTCCCCCCCGTACCTTACACACgtgttgcattgtgggaaattgGAGGTTTCATGGCTTTGGACAATGTTTTTGTGCGACATCAGCCTAAAGAAactagaaatactgtatacaggaatgggatctattatccagaacgctcaatCACAgaaagttcatctcccatagactccattttttttttttaaatcaaataattcaaatgttttagaaggatttccttttctctgtaataataaaaatactatcgtatacttgatcccacctaggatataattaatccttgttggtggcaaaaccagcctatttggttaaatgattttcttttattacactggagggtcaaattatggaaagacccctgatccagaaaacccctggtcccttACTTGTATCTTTGAAGACTGGAGCAGACGGTGAAGTATATTTCTCTGTAGTTGAAGTGTATTACATGTAATTGTCCCCATACAGCTCTTATGGTTGCAGGAGGGTTACTGttcagtattatttttatttaccaggtgaaaattacactttacccctcaatattagaaaacagcTACACAGAAAATATTAAGTAATTGGGGGGGAAAAGTcgtcatttctggtgatctaacTGAAAACAACtagcggcaaattcactaagtgccgaaaatGCGCAAGCGATGGCTTCATCAGGAGTAGTTTCgacagggctgcgcaaattcacgaagatccgaagttgtacacaggttaccgaacgcttgcgataatacgataagcagtcaaattacgctagcgatgcaTACGGCGtacagttaaagttgaatggacgtatatgttacagcaaatacattacacaagtccagggaaccttaagacaatagtttttatattgccctacacatgagcccactgtatagtttaggtgccaaatataagggggaaggaaggtaccccaaaaaaaagttttgatctttttcagccgatcacccagtaaaaaataaaaaaccgcCAGCGTTGTTTTTGGActgaaactcctatctactctattgcattttgcctggtcggAGGTGGCGACGTCAAGTCATTgggcaagaggtaacgctcagtaaaatccgcaagttagcgaattagcgtagttacgtcccttcaccagagcgcaacttcgcctggcattcgggtgcaaagtagcgctagagtcttgTCTACTTCACTAGCGTATTTACGTGAGCGACCGTtggtgaagtggcaaaatgatgtcacgctggcgaattttcaatagcgttggccacttcgccctttagtaaatttgccccctagtgttttaaggtgaaaaacccctttaaagaatatgagatcattttagctgagcagccgatcattttctgcacttctttatacgtttcccctctccaatcaacggTTTAATCAAAGTACGTTgctcttctgaacaatgtctggaaccagccattttaatttgattttcagagagaaataaaCTATAACCACATGCACAATATTTACTCCTTCCTTAACTAAGGGATGTAATTGACTCTGGTTATTTCCCAGAATAAATGAGATCACTAATTTGGAACAtgatattattatttggaacaaacctCCATTAATGATTCAGTTATACAAAATCAGCATCAGGTGATGACTATTGGGTTTCTATGagtctactacacctactagtaaatgatttgccatgtagaaatatttcCACTAAAAACACTGATAGATcgggttagtgatgtcagactgctgtTATTCTCAACACAACTGTATAGAtttattacacttaggggcagatttatcaagggtcgaattttgaaaattttagaaaaagcttcaaaatccgaccatcgaattggaatacttcgaatgtcgaagttttttttatacatcgaatttgcccatttgcggttgaagtaaaatcgttcgatcgaacgatgaaatccttcgattcgaaggatttcatcgatcgaacggtttttcttcgacttcaaaaaactaggctaacatagcacttcggcaggtttaatatgGCAAAGTatagaaatcaaagttttttttaaagagacagtacttcgattatggaatattcaaactattttacttcgagtcgaagtcgtagtatccaaaaaattactttgaatttcgaatttttttacttcgaaaattccctcgaattcactttgaccctagGTGTTAATGATTACAGGAATACAGTCCTCTCTTAGATCTATGGCTATTTCTCcttatctccccaaatgccttcccaccagcaagattACGAATCGCCAGCAGGACGGCATATGAAATCACTTCGGGAAACAAAGcaccaccccgccggcgatttacattctagcccatgggaagccagttcggggagattagtcgcccgaagaagaagatttgttgctggatcttaccgtgtgtctctgcactgaaagtcaatgggtgttttttcttttggcgactttttttgtccaaatgctttaaagtcaatgggcgttttttgttatggcgacgttattttcccaaatgcattagtcaatgggcgcccattcttatgacaacttttttttttctcctatgcataaaagtcaatggacgtcttgtcttatggcaacttttttgtcccaatgcattaaagtcaatggacgtcttatggcgactttttttgttctaatgcattaaagtcaatggacgtcttttcatatggcgactttttttgtcctaatgcattaaagtcaatgggcgtcttttcttatggcgacttttaaATCACAGACAATACTGACTGCAGCCGCCTCTAATAAAAGTGCCAAAGGGTATCTAGAGGCCGGTTCTCTTTAAAACAACTTTCTGGAAACACGAATATTCAGGAATTAGATATTTGGATTGGTTtaatacttacattttatttaattataaaaagacTTGTACAAAAAGCTCATATATAAAGGAGGGGTTCCCCTGCTCCTCCATGTGAACCCCAGATAACCAGGTAGACGGCACCTGTGCGAGTAGGAGAAGCCAATGACCCCGACAGGCTGTGAGATTGATCCATGTCTGCCCCTCAGCTCAATTCCGGGGGCATCATTTCTTCTGGGGGGTACTCAGCTTCTGCATGCCTTGAATCTTTTCCAGTAGTCCAGATATAAAGGCCTGGTGGGGACACAAGGGATTAGCAAAGTTTCACCATTGATTTCTGCAGGGAAGAAATAGATTTAACTTTCTCATACTTTCTACTCCATTGATACCCAACAGGGGGTCATTCTGTGTTCagctgtagggatgggcgaattgtttcgccacagaaatgacgcccatagacttgtatggtgttgtgcgtcaaaaaaaaaaatacgcatcaaaaaattttgccacgcatcaattttttttgacacccatagactttaatgggcgtcggcaacatttcacCAACGGCAAATTTTTtagcgaaacaggtcaaattcgcccatccctattcagctGTCACCCACCCACTAGTTCTATAAACAACATTTATATTATTGTGCTGTTTAATAACACATAGACCCTTATTATtaatatagaggcacatttatcaaaggtcgaatttaaaaatcatgcaagttttttttgttttttaaactcccataaactgaaatttgaccaatcaaaatgtattatatttacattttttttaaaaactcgggtgaataggacgacccaaaaactcatttcgactcgaattttaaaaactcaattcaaatgtcaggaaggctgcaactccaaaatgatcccaggacgtctcccattggcttaaacagtaatttggcaggttttaggtggcgaatagtcgaatttgagttcttaaagggccggtGTATGATATATCTCGAAaatttaattcacattttttgaaaaactcgaatcgaatttgaataactccctagctgaatttgacagttttaaccaataatcagacctttgataaatctgcctcataatgTTTCATTTCAATCCTTTCACCGCCCAACTGACCCACTTCTTTTGataacatcacacacacacacaatgtgcaGAAGAGCTGACACTCACCTCTGTGGGTTTGTAACAGTCAACAAGGAGTTTCTGGAAGACAAGAGACAGACAATGATGATCTACACAATGGAGTAAGTACCAGTGAAACCTGTAGAATCCCGTCAGCTCAGTTACCTTAACTCTCTCCCCTCTTTGCGCATCTGTCTCCATGTCCAGTAATTCATCCACATCAATTTCCAACTCAGGGATTTCTTCCTCCTGCACAAGGAACAACATTTGCACAAAGTTAGAAAGGGGGGTTTAAGGCTCAcagctagcgatgggcgaatttgtcacgaAATGGGTGACAAATTTCCGAAACGCAAATTAAAaacaatgggcgtccgtttaattgtCGTCGGCTCcaaaattgttgccggcatccaaaaaaatatttttgccggtgaattttcgctgcaatttcgcaaatttattcaccggcggtaaaacttggaaattcgcgcgcaaatttgcatctgttgaataaattcgcccatcactacttccagCCCTAGGCCCAAAGTCAGATTTATAGCTCAAtgacaatatgtgcagtgaaaaaaatgtctaaaaaagaaatgaatatatgtgaaaaatacgcctttttcacggatttgcaaatttttccatgaagcaaaatgggacagatttgcccttCATCAGGGAGGCCCGGGAGATATAGGGGtccctaataca
This window contains:
- the fkbp2.S gene encoding FKBP prolyl isomerase 2 S homeolog precursor yields the protein MNLMSFTPLCCFLILFVLPSVSANEGRKKLQIGVKKRVENCPVKSRKGDTLHMHYTGKLEDGTEFDSSIPRNQPFTFTLGTGQVIKGWDQGLLGMCEGEKRKLVIPSELGYGDRGAPPKIPGGATLIFEVELMKIERRSDL